The proteins below are encoded in one region of Toxoplasma gondii ME49 chromosome IV, whole genome shotgun sequence:
- a CDS encoding hypothetical protein (encoded by transcript TGME49_210740~Signal peptide predicted by SignalP 2.0 HMM (probability 0.951) with cleavage site probability 0.779 at residue 22): MRKLHFVTGLLFFLDLLPTTKGSTRVGGGLNDLAYWKNYIPHIPPKNPPGWVREQIQKKLTLLQIASQAPSSSISQHDSAAHYASPASVSADIEVLYHPKDRAYEWIVNESEATHLGNGGGDHAAAEAWTGDSLSRPLPVTKHILLSQLLNDESVAPDFAPELVGASATTKRLETNQGSVDEAEHDTKGSANIPSTAYRDVHYIAGESRDAEPPVAAKLADALLHSVVMLPNASASD; this comes from the exons ATGCGTAAACTCCACTTTGTTACAggcttgctcttcttcctggatCTGCTTCCCACCACGAAAGGGAGCACACGCGTTGGCGGCGGACTTAACGACTTGGCTTACTGGAAAAACTACATCCCTCATATCCCACCTAAAAATCCTCCTGGATGGGTGCGGGAACAA ATTCAAAAAAAGCTTACTCTTCTCCAAATAGCCTCCCAGGCACCTTCGTCATCCATTTCGCAGCACGACAGCGCTGCACATTACGCTTCGCCCGCTTCAGTCTCTGCAGATATTGAGGTCCTGTATCACCCCAAGGACAG AGCGTATGAATGGATTGTGAACGAAAGCGAAGCGACACACCTGGGcaacggaggaggagaccATGCTGCAGCTGAGGCATGGACAGGCGATTCACTGTCTCGTCCGTTGCCCGTCACGAAGCATATTCTTCTCTCCCAGCTTTTGAACGATGAGTCAGTTGCTCCAGATTTCGCACCAGAACTGGTTGGGGCAAGCGCAACCACAAAAAGACTGGAAACTAACCAGGGCTCTGTAGATGAGGCCGAGCACGACACAAAAGGCAGCGCCAACATCCCATCGACTGCATATAGAGACGTCCACTACATAGCTGGCGAGTCACGAGACGCTGAACCTCCTGTTGCTGCCAAACTCGCCGATGCTCTGCTCCACAGCGTGGTCATGCTGCCGAACGCGAGTGCCTCCGATTGA